A section of the Saccopteryx leptura isolate mSacLep1 chromosome 4, mSacLep1_pri_phased_curated, whole genome shotgun sequence genome encodes:
- the LOC136402583 gene encoding alpha-defensin 1-like yields the protein MRTLALLAALLLLAFQARAEPLQETADQVPAQDQPEAEDQDMAISFTEEERVAREASGLQKVTVCTCRRSLFCTILERHSGSCTINGRKYRLCCR from the exons ATGAGGACCCTCGCCCTCCTCGCtgccctgctcctcctggccttCCAGGCCCGGGCTGAGCCCCTGCAGGAGACAGCTGACCAGGTGCCTGCCCAGGACCAGCCTGAGGCCGAGGACCAGGACATGGCCATCTCCTTCACAGAAGAGGAACGTGTCGCTCGAGAAGCTTCAG GCCTTCAGAAAGTCACCGTCTGCACGTGCCGACGCAGCCTCTTCTGTACTATCCTGGAACGTCACTCTGGGAGCTGTACGATCAATGGCCGTAAATACAGGCTTTGCTGTCGCTGA